A genomic region of Ensifer adhaerens contains the following coding sequences:
- a CDS encoding SPOR domain-containing protein, with the protein MADKQFARSGPAEFDVLADDDPLAELARIVGYDARPAVQQLQELQRHQEAVRQDPTFDLEDELLRAFDSYDAPRAAEQPAVEPVSAPQPAEEARIEPVAELAEEYEAPIFRQPEPVAAPAAVVEDEPEPVVEVHSFSPAPQLVEADSAEFAADEPAFDLERELELSLGEADLLPFEDEPASEAREEVVDDWQAPAAELSTAWAEPAPVVEPTPVYVEPAPVLYAEPAPVYVEPTPDYAGPTFDVAPEAHADDAVYANETVAVDGAGHDAAGDDLLADVERFPVPPVAAVVAAAVQSHPALHATEQPAAAPVNTVAAPLKKSPYPFTPTFSRATPVASATGASQQRAFAGPLVSQAAPVAAPAIAAVVTPAATPVVEALQPVRPAQVVAEPENEPGFDIENFEMELSDAALKLDLADLGPTEPVAVAPAVVPQAVAQPVIEAPVMEAAAPQREPERSVETFMAEAPVEQQDAQPESTLPFDPSMIAEAENGVAPIADMDVPQLPVIETEKPVAYPADYDLDIDAEMAQLFGTPAPAAKDVRPVAVEKVEAARPVPAASANPSFGTGGLDDFDAFEKAMEEDFRRSMTERQSPARDAERVSAAQREEDAGDYRDYGSGRRSQRTMLLAASVAGVIILGGAAVYAWMGGSDAATTAEGPKIILADKGPVKVVPEEKGGKTVPNQDKAVYDRVAGAQAGAPQQDALVSSTEEPMDVVQKTLTPETLPLEGSDDSDGLQANLPADDEDGARLLPDGGAQTAAQEEDKAPAVAPRKVRTMIVKPDGTLVAREEPAAAPATDVAGTTQPLPEAPSKEVASADVTAAGQASASVDQVALAATGNANIEQVPVRNVTTTATGDKAPKPQTRPAEQQANVAAAPADRGNARPADEQAVAAAAEAQPAQQVATASVPAGGYFIQVASLPSEAEAQKSYNSLSSKFGNVIGGRGVDIRKAEIAGKGTYYRVRIPAGSKEEANALCSKYKGAGGSCLVTK; encoded by the coding sequence ATGGCAGACAAACAATTCGCACGAAGCGGGCCGGCTGAATTCGATGTATTGGCAGACGATGATCCGTTGGCCGAACTCGCCCGGATCGTCGGTTACGATGCCCGGCCGGCCGTACAGCAATTGCAAGAGTTGCAACGACATCAGGAGGCGGTCCGTCAGGATCCCACCTTCGATCTCGAAGACGAACTCCTTCGCGCTTTCGATAGCTATGATGCGCCCCGCGCTGCGGAGCAGCCTGCTGTCGAGCCGGTTTCTGCGCCACAGCCGGCCGAAGAGGCTCGGATCGAGCCGGTAGCCGAGCTCGCGGAAGAGTATGAAGCCCCGATCTTCCGTCAGCCTGAACCGGTCGCAGCGCCGGCCGCCGTCGTCGAAGACGAGCCGGAACCGGTCGTCGAGGTCCACTCGTTCTCGCCCGCTCCTCAGCTTGTCGAGGCCGATAGCGCGGAATTTGCCGCCGATGAGCCGGCATTCGATCTGGAGCGTGAGCTCGAACTGTCGCTCGGCGAAGCCGATCTGCTGCCGTTCGAAGACGAGCCGGCATCCGAGGCAAGAGAAGAGGTCGTCGACGACTGGCAGGCTCCGGCCGCAGAGCTGTCTACGGCTTGGGCCGAGCCTGCTCCTGTTGTCGAGCCGACCCCGGTATATGTCGAACCGGCCCCGGTGCTCTATGCCGAACCGGCACCGGTCTACGTCGAGCCCACGCCAGACTATGCCGGGCCGACCTTTGACGTTGCTCCCGAGGCGCACGCGGATGATGCGGTATATGCGAACGAGACAGTCGCGGTAGACGGCGCTGGACATGACGCCGCCGGCGACGATCTTCTTGCGGATGTGGAGCGGTTCCCGGTTCCGCCAGTGGCTGCCGTAGTTGCCGCTGCCGTGCAGTCGCATCCGGCGCTTCATGCGACGGAACAGCCCGCCGCTGCCCCGGTCAATACGGTTGCAGCGCCGCTGAAGAAGAGCCCCTATCCCTTTACACCAACCTTCAGCCGGGCGACGCCCGTCGCTTCGGCTACGGGCGCCAGCCAGCAGCGCGCCTTTGCCGGTCCGCTGGTGTCGCAGGCCGCTCCGGTCGCCGCACCTGCAATTGCAGCGGTCGTCACACCGGCCGCTACGCCGGTGGTGGAGGCTCTCCAGCCGGTTCGACCCGCCCAGGTCGTAGCGGAACCAGAAAATGAGCCGGGCTTCGACATCGAGAACTTCGAAATGGAGCTCTCCGACGCCGCGCTGAAGCTCGATCTTGCCGACCTCGGCCCGACCGAACCGGTTGCCGTCGCGCCTGCCGTCGTGCCGCAAGCCGTCGCGCAGCCGGTCATTGAGGCGCCCGTCATGGAGGCGGCCGCTCCGCAGCGCGAACCGGAACGTTCTGTCGAAACCTTCATGGCTGAGGCCCCGGTAGAGCAGCAGGACGCACAGCCAGAAAGCACGCTGCCCTTCGATCCCTCGATGATCGCAGAAGCAGAGAACGGCGTGGCGCCGATCGCCGACATGGACGTGCCGCAGCTGCCGGTCATCGAAACGGAAAAGCCGGTCGCCTATCCGGCAGACTACGATCTCGATATCGACGCTGAAATGGCGCAGCTGTTCGGCACGCCGGCTCCGGCTGCCAAGGATGTCCGGCCGGTTGCGGTTGAAAAGGTCGAGGCGGCTCGTCCGGTTCCGGCGGCAAGCGCAAATCCTTCATTTGGCACCGGCGGCCTAGACGATTTCGACGCTTTCGAAAAAGCGATGGAAGAGGATTTCCGCCGCTCCATGACCGAGCGTCAGTCCCCGGCGCGTGATGCCGAGCGGGTTTCCGCCGCGCAGCGCGAGGAAGATGCGGGCGACTATCGCGACTACGGCTCGGGCCGGCGGTCGCAGCGTACGATGCTGCTTGCAGCAAGCGTTGCCGGCGTCATCATTCTCGGCGGCGCGGCTGTCTACGCCTGGATGGGCGGCAGCGATGCGGCAACCACTGCCGAAGGCCCCAAGATCATTCTCGCCGACAAGGGACCGGTAAAGGTCGTGCCGGAAGAAAAGGGCGGCAAGACCGTGCCGAACCAGGACAAGGCGGTTTACGATCGCGTCGCTGGAGCACAGGCCGGTGCGCCGCAGCAGGATGCATTGGTTTCTTCGACTGAAGAACCGATGGACGTCGTTCAGAAGACGCTGACGCCGGAAACGCTGCCGCTCGAGGGCAGCGACGACTCAGATGGCCTGCAGGCAAACCTGCCGGCCGACGACGAGGATGGCGCTCGTCTGCTGCCGGACGGTGGCGCCCAGACTGCCGCTCAGGAAGAAGACAAGGCACCGGCCGTCGCACCGCGCAAGGTGCGCACGATGATCGTCAAGCCGGACGGTACGCTGGTCGCTCGTGAAGAGCCGGCTGCCGCACCGGCGACCGATGTCGCCGGCACGACGCAGCCGCTGCCGGAAGCGCCCTCGAAGGAAGTCGCGTCGGCTGATGTGACCGCGGCCGGTCAGGCATCGGCTAGTGTCGACCAGGTGGCGCTCGCTGCAACGGGCAATGCCAACATCGAACAGGTTCCGGTCCGCAACGTGACGACCACGGCAACCGGTGACAAGGCGCCGAAGCCACAGACGCGTCCGGCCGAGCAGCAGGCTAACGTGGCCGCGGCACCCGCAGATCGCGGCAATGCTCGTCCGGCTGACGAGCAGGCGGTGGCTGCGGCGGCAGAAGCGCAGCCAGCGCAGCAGGTCGCAACGGCATCAGTTCCGGCCGGCGGATACTTCATCCAGGTCGCGTCCCTGCCGTCCGAAGCTGAGGCGCAGAAATCCTACAACAGCCTTTCCAGCAAGTTCGGCAACGTCATCGGCGGTCGCGGGGTCGATATCCGCAAGGCGGAGATCGCCGGCAAGGGCACCTACTATCGCGTCCGCATCCCGGCCGGCTCCAAGGAAGAGGCAAACGCCCTGTGCTCCAAGTATAAGGGTGCAGGCGGAAGCTGCCTGGTCACCAAGTAA
- the argS gene encoding arginine--tRNA ligase: MNLFTDFESRIKDILETLDSVREKRSELDFGRVNVEPPRDPSHGDVATNAAMVLAKPLGMNPRALAELIVEKLRQDPEVTEVTVAGPGFINVRLSVSYWQKLLSNMVRTGLDYGRSTVGSGRKVNVEYVSANPTGPMHVGHCRGAVVGDALANLLAFAGYQVTKEYYINDAGSQIDVLARSAFLRYRQALGEEIGEIPAGLYPGDYLVPVGEALADEFGTSLRLMPEDKWMPLVKDRTIDAMMVMIREDLAALNVNHDVFFSERTLHANGAAAIRTAINDLTFKGHVYKGTLPPPKGQLPEDWEDREQTLFRSTEVGDDIDRPLIKSDGSYTYFAADVAYFKDKFDRGFDEMIYVLGADHGGYVKRLEALARAVSGGSSKLTVLLCQLVKLFRDGEPVKMSKRSGDFVTLRDVVDEVGRDPVRFMMIYRKNSEPLDFDFAKVTEQSKDNPVFYVQYAHARCRSVFRQAAEAFPDLDIESLDFAGAIQGHIVDPTELQLVAKLAEYPRVIEAAALAQEPHRIAFYLYDLAAAFHGHWNKGKENPELRFVNDKNRELSTARLGLVHAVASVLKSGLSITGTSAPEEMR; encoded by the coding sequence ATGAATCTCTTCACGGACTTCGAATCAAGAATTAAGGACATTCTCGAAACGCTTGATAGCGTTCGAGAAAAGCGATCCGAACTTGACTTCGGCCGTGTCAATGTCGAACCGCCGCGCGATCCGAGCCACGGCGATGTCGCGACCAACGCCGCCATGGTGCTGGCGAAGCCGCTTGGCATGAACCCGCGCGCGCTCGCCGAACTTATCGTTGAAAAACTGAGGCAGGATCCGGAAGTCACCGAAGTGACCGTTGCCGGCCCGGGCTTCATCAACGTCCGGCTTTCGGTATCCTATTGGCAGAAGCTGCTGTCGAACATGGTGCGCACCGGCCTCGACTATGGCCGCAGCACCGTCGGTTCTGGCCGCAAGGTCAACGTCGAGTATGTCTCGGCCAACCCAACCGGACCGATGCATGTCGGCCATTGCCGCGGCGCCGTTGTCGGCGATGCGCTTGCCAACCTGCTGGCCTTTGCCGGTTATCAGGTGACCAAGGAATACTACATCAACGATGCAGGGTCGCAGATCGACGTTCTCGCGCGCTCCGCCTTCCTGCGCTATCGCCAGGCGCTTGGCGAAGAGATTGGCGAAATCCCGGCGGGCCTCTATCCGGGTGATTACCTCGTTCCGGTTGGCGAGGCGCTTGCCGACGAATTCGGCACGAGCCTGCGCCTGATGCCCGAAGACAAGTGGATGCCGCTCGTCAAGGACCGGACGATCGATGCGATGATGGTGATGATCCGCGAAGATCTCGCGGCGTTGAACGTCAACCATGATGTCTTCTTCTCCGAACGGACGCTTCACGCCAACGGTGCGGCGGCGATTCGTACCGCCATCAACGACCTGACCTTCAAGGGGCACGTCTACAAGGGCACGTTGCCGCCACCGAAGGGGCAGCTTCCGGAGGACTGGGAAGATCGCGAGCAGACGCTGTTCCGCTCGACGGAGGTCGGTGACGATATCGACCGCCCGCTGATCAAGTCGGACGGAAGCTACACCTACTTCGCCGCCGACGTTGCCTACTTCAAGGACAAGTTCGACCGCGGCTTCGACGAGATGATCTATGTGCTGGGTGCCGACCATGGCGGTTACGTCAAGCGGCTCGAGGCTCTGGCGCGCGCCGTATCCGGCGGTTCGTCGAAGCTTACGGTTCTGTTGTGCCAGCTGGTCAAGCTCTTCCGTGACGGCGAACCGGTCAAGATGTCGAAGCGCTCCGGCGATTTCGTCACGCTGCGCGACGTCGTCGATGAAGTCGGTCGCGATCCGGTTCGTTTCATGATGATCTATCGGAAGAATTCCGAACCGCTCGACTTCGACTTTGCCAAGGTCACAGAACAGTCCAAGGATAATCCGGTCTTTTACGTGCAATATGCCCATGCACGTTGCCGGTCGGTGTTCCGTCAGGCGGCAGAAGCTTTCCCGGACCTGGATATCGAATCGCTTGATTTCGCCGGTGCCATTCAGGGGCACATCGTTGATCCGACAGAGCTTCAGCTCGTCGCCAAGCTCGCAGAATATCCGCGCGTGATCGAGGCTGCGGCACTGGCTCAGGAGCCGCATCGCATCGCGTTTTACCTGTATGATCTTGCCGCTGCCTTCCACGGACATTGGAACAAAGGTAAAGAGAATCCGGAATTACGTTTTGTTAACGATAAAAATAGAGAATTAAGTACTGCCAGACTCGGGCTGGTGCATGCTGTCGCTTCGGTATTGAAGTCCGGCCTGTCTATTACAGGCACCTCCGCGCCGGAGGAAATGCGATAA